GCGCGATATGCAATGGCGTAAGCGTCGCCTCGTTATCGCCATCGCCAGCACCGGACTGATCTTTGGGATGACCCTCGTATTGACCGGACTTGCGAATGGTTTCCGGGTTGAGGCCCGTCACACCGTGGATTCGCTGGGGGTCGACGCATTCGTGGTCAAAGATGGCTCCGCCGGCCCGTTCTTGGGTTCGACTCCGTTTCCCGACGTCGATGTGGCCCGGATGCGGGCCGAGCCTGGCGTCTCGGCGGCGGCTCCGCTGGGCTGCGTCGGGACGATCATGAAGGAAGGGTCGTCGACGCGGAACGTGACGGCGTTCGGGGCTCCTGAACGTGGACCCGGGATGCCGCGGGTTTCGGAGGGGCGGGCACCCTCGAAGCCGGATGAGGTCGCTGCGTCGAGCACCCTGGGCAGGCATCTGGGCGACACCTTGCAGGTGGGTGCGCACACTCTGAAGATCGTCGGCATCGTGCCCAACTCGACTGCGCTGGCCAAGATCCCCAACATCTTCCTAACGACCGAGGGGCTGCAACAGGTCGCTTACAACGGTCAGAGGATGGTCACCTCGATTGGGATCAGCGGCAACCCCCGCGCGCTGCCGGACGGATACCGGACCTATGACCGCAACGGCGCCGTCAACGACTTGATCCGCCCGCTGAAGGTGGCGGTGAACTCGATCACGATCGTGGCGATCCTGCTGTGGATAGTGGCGGTGCTGATCGTCGGATCGGTGGTTTACCTGTCCGCTCTCGAGCGGGTGCGCGACTTCGCGGTGTTCAAGGCGATCGGCACGCCGACGCGGTCGATACTCGCCGGGTTGGCCTTGCAGGCGCTCATCGTGTCGCTACTCGCGGCGGGGGTAGGCGTGCTGCTCTCCAAGCTGTTGGCGCCACTCTTTCCGATGGTGGTAGCGATTCCGAGTCTTGCTTATCTGCTGCTACCTGTGGTTGCGATCGGGATCGGCCTGCTGGCCAGCCTGGCCGGACTGCGGCGGGTAGTGGCCATCGATCCCGCACTCGCATTCGGAGGTCCGTGACCGGTGGGCGATCTCAGCATCCAGAACCTGGTCGTCGAGTACTACAGCGGCGGCTACGCACTGCGCCCGATCAACGGCCTGAACCTCGATGTAACCGCCGGTTCACTAGTGATCCTGCTGGGACCCAGCGGCTGTGGGAAGACGACGTTGTTGTCCTGCCTCGGCGGCATCCTGCGGCCGAAGTCCGGGACCATCAAGTTCGACGATCTCGACATCACCACCCTTGAGGGCGCCGCCCTGGCCAAGTACCGGCGCGACAAGGTCGGCATCGTCTTCCAGGCGTTCAACCTAGTGCCCAGCCTCACTGCGCAGGAGAACGTAATGGTGCCGATGCGGGCCGCCGGGATGTCCCTGTCGGCATCCCGTAAACGGGCCGCGGAACTGCTAGAACGGGTCAACCTCGGCGAGCGGATGAAGCATCGTCCCGGCGATCTCAGCGGCGGGCAGCAGCAACGCGTGGCGGTCGCCCGCGCAATCGCGCTGGACCCACCGCTGATCCTGGCCGACGAGCCAACCGCGCACCTGGACTTCATCCAGGTCGAGGAGGTGCTGCGGCTGATTCGTGAACTCGCCGACGGTGATCGGGTGGTGGTGGTCGCCACCCACGACAGCCGGATGCTTCCCCTCGCCGATCGCGTCGTGGAACTCACACCCGATTTCGCCGAAACGGACCGGGAACCTGAAACGGTGACGCTGGACGCCGGGAAGGTGCTGTTCGAGCAGAGCACCATGGGTGAGTTGATCTACGTAGTGACCGAAGGCGAGATCGAGATCGTGCACGAATTGGCCGACGGCGGTGAGGAGCTGTTCAAGGTGGTCGGGCCCGGCGACTACTTCGGCGAGATCGGTGTGCTGTTTCACCTGCCGCGCTCCGCTACCGCCCGGGCGCGCACCAAGGCGACCGTCGTCGGTTACACGGCGCCGGTGTTTCGGGAGCGCCTTGGTGCCGGCGGATTGCGCGACCTCATCGAGCACCGCCAGCTGAACAGCGACTGACGCGGCTCCACCCACACCCCCGACGGCGCCGGCTCCGAGTTGTGCGCCGGTCAGCTCCGTGGTTTCCCCGATGATGTGCGCGCGCCCTGGCCCGCATCCTGAGCGTGATCGGCGATTCAGGAGGTTGACGATGCTCGGTGAGCACGCAATTGTTTTGGGGGCCAGCGTCGCTGGCCTGTTGGCGGCGCGAACGTTGGCTGGCTTCTATGCGGCGGTCACGATAGTCGAGCGGGATGACCTGCCCGAGGGTGCCCGGGCCCGTAAAGGGGTACCGCAGGGCCGCCATACGCACGGGCTGTTGATGCGCGGCGCGCAGGCCCTGGACGAATTGTTACCGGGACTCCTGGCCGAATTGGCTGCCGCCGGCGCGGTCGCCTTCGACGGCAGTGATTTGTCTCGGTTGTACTTCTGCATGAACGGGCACCTGGCCGTCCGCAGCGGAACTGCGCCTGGACTGCAGGTCTTGAACATGACCCGCCCGTTCTTGGAATGCCACATCCGCCGTCGGGTCAGCGCCCTGCCCAATGTCGCCTTCCTAAGCGGGCATGACGTCACCGGTCTGTGTATGTCGGACTGCGGCACCGTAGACGGTGTACGGGTGGTAAGTCGCACTGCAGGAACCGAATCCGGGATATCGGCGGATCTGGTGGTGGATGCCACGGGACGAGGCTCTCGCACCCCGTTCTGGCTGCGACAGCTTGGGTTCGACGGACCCACCGAGGATCGGGTGGACATCGATCTGGTGTACATCAGCCAGTTGCTGCGTTCGCCGCCAGATGGCATGTGGGAAACCGGTTTGATCGTCTCACCGGTGCCGGGCCGGCCGACCGGCGCCGCGATGACTCAGTGCGAGAACGGCACCGTGTTCCTCACCGGCTTCGGCATGTGTGGCCACCATCCGCCGCGGCAACTGGACGGCCTGTACCGGTTCATCGATGGAATCATGCCGCCGCACGTGATGGCCGCGTTGCGCAGTGCCGATCCCATCGGGCCTGTCGCGCAGCATCATTTCCCGTCCAGCCGGTGGCGGCGTTACGACAGGATGCGCCGATTGCCCGAGGGATTGTTGGTGGTCGGGGACGCGATCTGTAGTTTCAACCCGATATACGGACAGGGAATGACCGTCGCGGCACTGCAAGCGCTGATACTGCGCGAGTGCCTGACCCGCGGCGCAAAGAAATTGCCGCGCAGGTTCTTTCGAATGTCCGCCAAGCCGATCGGTCGGGCTTGGGAGCTTGCGGTCGGTGGCGATCTCACCCTCCCGGAAGTTCGGGGCGCACCGCCTGTCCTGGCGCGGTTGCTCAACGGTTACGTCGACCGACTGCTGCGGGTCGCGGAGGAGGATACCGAGGCGCTTGCACAATTTATCCGGGTGGCCTGGCTGGTGGATCCGTCCGTAAAGCTATTACGGCCCAACATGATTCGCCGAGTCGTCACCGCCCGCGCGCGAGGGCGAACCGTTCCTTCAGCGGTGATGCTGGGCGACGAACTGCCAGATGGTGTCGGTGGCGTCCAGCGCGGGTGACGGTATAGGAAGGCCGAACTCCCTGCGGTGGTCGCGCGGACACTGCCGGGCCATTGATGGCCGGCGTCGGCAACCGAGATCAGCTGCACCGTGCGATTGTCCGGACATTGCACTGTTTCGGTGGTCACCACTGCGAAATTGGTCGAGGACGGTGCAGAGCAGCTGTCAGCCCATGGTGACACTGAGCCGTCAGGCGGTGGCGCAGTCGATAGCCGCGCGCTCGAGCGGCATGATTATGTCACTCGGGTCGACAACCCGGACGACGCCCGCACCCGCATCATCGAACTGCGCCCGCGCGGCCGTCAGGCACTGCGCGTAATGCGTTCCAATGCAATCGAATCGGAGCGGCACTGGGAGGAGGTACTGTGCTGGCGCAGACTCGACGAACCGCGCGAGACGGTAGAAATGCTGCTGGCCGCGCCGGACTCCGAGAAGTCCGACGCGGCCGCGTCGACCTAGATTTTCTACGATCCTCAGGACGCGCGAACACCCAACGCCCGGCCCAGCGCCAGGCGCGCGCGTTGTGTGGTGGCTGGCTGCGGCAGCCGAGCCCCGGCCAGTACCCGCGCGGTCACCAGCGCGGTCAACATGACCGTCACACAGGCCAGCCCCTGGTCCTTCAAGCCCCATTTCACCGCGGCCAACACCGCTGCCCCCGCCACGCACAGCAGCGCGCCGACCACGGCGCCGCGCCGCGCCGACGTGATCGCCGGGGCGCCGTCCCACCCCGGCAGCGGTCGGTTCTCCAACGGTCGCAGTGACACGAACAGCAATGCCACCACACCGACCAGGACGAACAACTGCTCGAAGGTGACGGCCAGGAAGTCCGGCTGAGTCGGGTACCGGGGGTGTCCGAGGCTGTCGAACAGCAGGTGCACACCCAGCAGTGCCGGCATGTGCCACAGGTACAGCGTCATCGAGCCCGAGTTGCCGATCGCGGTCAGCCACCACACCCGCGGTCGCTGTGCCCACCGGTTGATTGCGGGCGCCGCGGCGATCGCCAACGCGCTGAGCACAATCGCATGCCCGGCCAGCAGCAGCGACGGGGGACTCATGTTGGCCAGCCGCTGACCTTCGATGCCGACCAGGCTCAGTTCGTACGGCCCCCATACCAGCAGCGCGATATCGACGGCCAGCAGCGCTGCTGCGATACCCAGCGCGGCGCGAACGGTGATCAGCTGCCGTCGATAGGCAACGCCGAACATACCCGGGATGAGCCAGGCCGCGAGGTTGAGATAGCCGAGCGGAGCCAGCCCGGACCAGTGCAACCGGACGATGTCGATGATCGCGACCATGGTGTAGACCGCCGCAACGGCGGCAGCCAGCCGGATGGGTGTGGTGATCAAGGAGATCACCGGTATCGCTGCCAGCACCATCACGTACACGCCGAGGAACCACAGCAGCTGGATGCTGACGCCCGCGACGATCTTGTAGACCCATAGCGGCGCCACCTGATACAGCGCCGGAAGTGCAACAGCCCAGAACGCGAGATAGTAGAAGACCGGACGAAACAGCCTGGTACAGCGCTTCAGCAGCCAGCCGCCCCAGTTCACGCCCGGCCGCCAGGATCGCGCGCAGGCCGCCGTCCCGGCGAAGAAGAACAACGGCATGATCTGGAAGATCCAGGTCAGCGCCTGGAACACGGTCGAGGTGCTGAGCAGGTTGTCCCAGACGAGTAGACCGCCACGAATCATGCTGGTCGCCATCACGGTGTGACCGAGCACCACGCCCACCAAGGCCGTGATGCGAATGACGTCGATGGCGCGGTCGCGGTCGTCCGGGGTGCGCGCTTGCAGCTCGGTGGGGCTCGGGAAACCCATCAGATTTGGCATTGGACCAGCATCGCGGGTGACACGGCGTGCCGGCGTGCGTAGTTCTACGCGTTGAGCCTGCGTATGCCTACTGCAGCTCAGGACTGGTGAGCCAGGGTGAACAGCACGTAGGCGCAACAGACCAGGAAGTTCAGCGAGACCAAGACCAATCCCGCGCAGAGCATCGCGTGCCGGCATCTGCGCTGTAGACGGGTGACCCTCGCGGTGTGTTTTTCGCGGTTGAACTGGGTCGCGATCAGTGCGAAGTTGACGTCGGTCATTTCGCGGTCGGCCGCTGGCGAGCCGGTGACCAGTTGCTGCAGCCGCGTCGGCGGTATGTCCACGCCCACCAGGGCGAAGTTCCGGCATAGTCGACGCGCCTGCCAGCGGCCGAGATGCTGACCTCGCAGATGCAGCTGCTGCGAGAGTTTCCGTCGTTCGTCACCAAAAGGGTTTGACGGCGTCGTCACAAGCGGGAAGTCTATGGCCTTCGTCACGTTTTGTGGGGCCAACACCGAATTTCGTGCTAACGCAACTGTTCGGTCGGTACCTCGTAGCGCTCCTGGTAGGCGGCGACCCGCTCGCGCACCTCCTCAGCGTTCAAACCGGTGTCCGACCAGGTGTACCGGCCCCGCCCACCATCACCGGGATGGGCGGCCAGAAACTCGCGCATCCGCCGCTCGGCTTCGGGCGCAAGTTCGCGGCCCAGCCGCTGGTAAATCCCCCCGATGGTGGTCCACGGAGCGTTGATGAAGTCCGCATAGTGGACGTCGATGATCTGGTCGGCGGGCACCCGGCCGCTGTCCCGCAGCGCCATTTCGCGCTCCAGGCCCACCGCGATCTCCTCGTAGCATTGGGCCGCGCACTCGGCGATGTCGGACTCGTCGCTCCCCATCCGGCGCAGGTGATGAGTCAGGGCAGCAATCGATGAGATGACGTTGAGCGGGTCGCGGTGCGTCTGCACGATCAACGCGTCGGGGTACTCGGTGAGCAGCGCCTCGAGTTGCCACAAATGCGCCGGCGACTTGAGTAACCACTGACCGGTTACGCCGGATTGCAGGTGCTGGAGGAAGATCCGGTGAAAGCGGTAGGCGCCGGCGTGGTCGGCTTCGTACAGCAGCCAGCGGTAGTAACTGGGCAGTCGATACTGCACCGAGAAGATCATGCTGACGAACTCGCTGGCGGTGATGCGGACACACTCCTGACCCACCAGTGCCCCCATCGGATGGAACGCCAGGAAGCCCGGGATGATCTGCTCGGACAGTTCGAGGCTGGCTTGGGTAGCCGCGATGCGCGGGTCGTCGTGGAAGGTCTCCGGCTGCGGGACCGGGCAGGGTGCGTCGACCTCCCAGGTCAGCGGGGCGCGCAGGTCGGGATCCTGGGCGAGCAGGTCGTAGAGGATGGTGGTGCCGGTGCGGGGCTGCCCGACGATGAAGATCGGCGCTTCGATTCGCTCACATGCAATGCCGGGATTCTTTTTGCGCCAATCGATCACTTCGAGTCGGTTCTTCAGGGCGCGGATCAGGTCGAGGTACGCGATCTCGACGCCGATGGGCGACAATCGTGCTTCATTCACCAGTTCGTCGGCAACTCGCTCAAGTCCACCCTGCCAACCGTCTGCGCCGAAGTCGTCACAGCCGGTCTCCTCGCAAGCGGTGGTCACGAGTCGTTCCGGACTGAATCGGTCCTGCAACGTCATGATCGCTCGGCGCAGTCGATCACCGACACGCTGACGTCCGGCGCGGTGGGATTGTCCAGCCAACGCAGTACGACGAAGCCGCGGTGTCGGCCACCGGTGTCGAGCCAGTGACCAGAACCCATGTCGCGCTCCGAGATTGCGATCCGAACCCGCCCATCCGGGCCGGGCTGGACACCGTGGTTAGTCACCGAACTGTGCCGGCGCTGGGGCTCGAGGCACTCATGCCAGATGCTTTCCAGGGCTACGTTCCAGTACCTGGTGTCCGGCGGTTGGATGTCGAGGATCAGGGCCTGGTCTGGATCGAGGCGGTACGTCCCGATCATGTACAGATTGTCCGGTGTGGTGTCGGCGGCGCCGAGGTCGGCCGCCTCGGCGGTCAACAGAGTGTTCGGATTGTCCAGCAGCTCTGGCCTGATGGTGCGGTGCAAGGTGGTGAGCTTCATCAGCGACCACGCCATCGCGGTGAACTGCTCGGCCAGCGCGTCGTCGGTCAGCGGTACCAGCGGGTCGGGATCGAGGGCCTCGATGCGTAGCGTCGCCAATTCCTCGGCGTCTCGGTCGCCGATGTACTCGCGCACAACGATCGATGACGCGTCCTCGGGGATCTGCAGCCACTGTGCGCTGTCGGCGTCGGTGGGCCGGTCGGCGGACAGCAAGACCGCGAATTCCCCTGCGGCTGAGTTTAATTCGGTATCACTGAGATAACCCGACATACGCCGGGGAGTCAGACCGGTGCCGGCCAGGATTTGGATTCCGAGGTAGGCAGTGGTGCCGCGGGTGCCGGTGATCCGGTAACGGCGATCACCGCGAATCATCGCCAGGTAGTAGTTGCCGTCTGGGTTCGGCCCGCCGATCATCCGGTTCGGGGAGCACATGTCGAAGAAAGCCGGGCGGCTCAGGTCGGCCTCGACGGCCATTTGGGAGCACAGCGACGACACCCGCGCGATCACGCGCAACCCCTCGAGGAGTTCGCGGTCGGTTTCGGCGTCTTCGGTCACGATGTCGGTGACCTTGGCGACCATTTCCTGGAAGAACTGCCACGCGGACAGGGCCTGCGGCGCCTGGACTTGAGTCATAGTCTCATAATTAGACTATGTCTCAGCCAATAGCCAGGGGTTCGCGGAAATCACTTTCCCAACGCAGGCGGACGGAGACCCGGCTGCGCATCGCCGCGGCGGCCGCCCGGCTGGTCGCCGAAGTGGGTCTGGCGGGGGCCACCGTGGAGCGCATCGCCGATGTGGCCGGCATCAGCCGGGCCACGTTCTTCCGCTACTTCAACTCCAAGGAAGACGCGGTGGCCGAAGGGGTGAACGTGCATTGGCTGGGGCGAATTACCGCCGCGCTGGCGCATCAACCCGTGCAGCTCTCCGCGATCGATGCCGTGGTGGCCGCATTCGGCGAACTCGCCGACGGCTTTGCCGAGATCGAAGACCAGGTGCGCGAACTGGCAGTCCTCACGAGGTCGTCCGAAACGTTGGACGCCTGGACGCTGCACATCTACGTCCGGTACGAAGTGGCGATCGCCGAGCTCATCGCGCCGCGGATGAGCGGGTTAACAGCGCAGGATGCGCGACCGCGACTGATCGGCGCGCTGGCCATGGCCACGGTCCGGATCGCCCTAGACGATTGGCTGGCCCACGGGGGCTCGTTGCCCGAGCGGGTTCGCCGCGGGTTGTGCGCCGTGGAAATCCACTAGCTAGGTGTTCGGATCCCCGAGGGCTTACGCCGTGAAGTGCTGGGGTGCCGTAACGTCATTCGCGCGCTGTCATGTGGAGGCCCCGCGCGATCTTCGGGTGCCGCAACCGGTTTGTGCCGCGATAGGGGGCTGATCTTTCGTTGAGTGCAGCGGTTGCCGAGTTGGTTTCAGCTGTGCTTCTGGCAATGGTATTGCTGGCGGCGGTGGTCCGGCCGTTCGGCTGGCCGGAGGCTGTGGTTGCCGTGCCTGCGGCGGCGATTGTGGTTGCCATCGGCGCGGTTTCGGTAAAGGACGCCCGCAGCGAGATACTCGGGCTGGCGCCGGTGGTCGGGTTCTTGGCTGCGGTCCTAGTGCTGTCTCAGGCATGCGCCGACGAGGGACTCTTCGCCTGGTGTGGAGCTTGGATGGCTCGTGCCGCCGGGAACCGATCTCAACAATTGCTGCTCGCAGTCTTCGCCGTGGCGTCGCTGGTGACGGTGGTGTTCAGCCTGGACGCGACCGTCATGTTGCTGACGCCGGTGGTGTCGGCCACCGCGGCCAAGCTCCGAGTGCGCGCTCGCCCGCACTTGTACGCTTGTGCGCACTTGTCCAACAGCGCCTCGTTGCTGCTTCCGGTATCAAATTTGACGAACCTATTGGCGCTGTCCGCCAGCGGCCTGAGCTTCACGCGGTTCACCGCGCTGATGGCGTTGCCGTGGATCGCGGCGATCGGCGTGGAATACGTTGTGTTCCGTCGCTTTTTCTCCAGGGATCTGATGGCCGCGGAGCCGCAACCGCGCAACGCGGACGATCTGCGCGATGCGGCTCCGAAATTCGCGATCATCACCGTTGCCGCCACACTGGCCGGATTCGTGGTCACCTCGGCCGTCGACGTCAATCCCGCCTGGGCGGCCGCCGCCGGTGCGCTGGTCCTGGCCACACGTGCTGCCGTGCGGCGCAAGGCGAGTCTTCGCGCGATCGTCCGGGCAGCCGACCCGCCGTTTTTGATCTTCGTGCTCGCTTTGGGCGTGGTGGTGCGCGCAGTTATCGACAACGGACTCGATGATGTCCTGCGCAGCTGGCTACCGCACCCCGATGGCCTGCTCAGCTTGTTGGCGATCGCCGCACTTGCCGCGGTAGCAGCCAATGTGGTGAATAACCTGCCCGCGGTGCTGATGTTGGTCCCGCTGGTTGCCCCGACCGGTCCGGCGGCGGTGATGGCCGTGCTGATCGGAGTAAACATCGGTCCGAATCTCACCTACACGGGTTCCCTTGCCACCATGCTGTGGCGGCGTGTGTTGCGCCGGAACCAGCACAGCACCAGCCTGGCCGTTTTCACGAAACTGGGTTTGCTCACCGCGCCGGCGGCCATTGCCGTGGCGGTCGCCGCGCTCTGGGCCGGACTGCAGCTCATCGGAACCGGATCACCATGACGTCGGGCGCGGTCAATCGACACAGCAGATGGAGGCTAACGATGACGTCGACCAGTGCGCTATGGATCTTTCCGCTGATTGCTGCCGGCGGAGTGCTCCAAGCAATGGGCGGACCCATGAACAATATGTTGCGGGTCTCGCTCGTCAATCCGTGGCTGGCTACTCTCGTATCATTCGGACTCATCGTGCCGGTTTTCCTGGTCATTGCCGCGGTATTCATCCGTCCGCTCCCGACTTCTGCGGCCATTGCCGGAATGCCGTGGTGGGCTCCGCTGGGCGGGATCGTCGGTTCACTTGCGGTCGTTGCGGGGCTGCTGTTCATCGGCACTGTCGGCGCGGGTACGTACGCAGCGCTGACCGTGAGTGCCAACTTGTTGACCTCGGTACTCATCGACCACTTCGGCTGGTTGGGGGTGGCCCCCCACCAGATCACGCCCGTCCGCGTGATCGGCGCGGTCCTGTTGGTGGTCGGCGTCATCTGTATCACCGTCGGATAGCGGCAGGCGCGGCGTGCGCCGAAATAGCCGAATCGACGGTTGATGGTTTAGCGGCCGTGCGC
The nucleotide sequence above comes from Mycobacterium vicinigordonae. Encoded proteins:
- a CDS encoding ABC transporter permease, with protein sequence MLFAALRDMQWRKRRLVIAIASTGLIFGMTLVLTGLANGFRVEARHTVDSLGVDAFVVKDGSAGPFLGSTPFPDVDVARMRAEPGVSAAAPLGCVGTIMKEGSSTRNVTAFGAPERGPGMPRVSEGRAPSKPDEVAASSTLGRHLGDTLQVGAHTLKIVGIVPNSTALAKIPNIFLTTEGLQQVAYNGQRMVTSIGISGNPRALPDGYRTYDRNGAVNDLIRPLKVAVNSITIVAILLWIVAVLIVGSVVYLSALERVRDFAVFKAIGTPTRSILAGLALQALIVSLLAAGVGVLLSKLLAPLFPMVVAIPSLAYLLLPVVAIGIGLLASLAGLRRVVAIDPALAFGGP
- a CDS encoding DUF1214 domain-containing protein is translated as MTQVQAPQALSAWQFFQEMVAKVTDIVTEDAETDRELLEGLRVIARVSSLCSQMAVEADLSRPAFFDMCSPNRMIGGPNPDGNYYLAMIRGDRRYRITGTRGTTAYLGIQILAGTGLTPRRMSGYLSDTELNSAAGEFAVLLSADRPTDADSAQWLQIPEDASSIVVREYIGDRDAEELATLRIEALDPDPLVPLTDDALAEQFTAMAWSLMKLTTLHRTIRPELLDNPNTLLTAEAADLGAADTTPDNLYMIGTYRLDPDQALILDIQPPDTRYWNVALESIWHECLEPQRRHSSVTNHGVQPGPDGRVRIAISERDMGSGHWLDTGGRHRGFVVLRWLDNPTAPDVSVSVIDCAERS
- a CDS encoding SLC13 family permease is translated as MVLLAAVVRPFGWPEAVVAVPAAAIVVAIGAVSVKDARSEILGLAPVVGFLAAVLVLSQACADEGLFAWCGAWMARAAGNRSQQLLLAVFAVASLVTVVFSLDATVMLLTPVVSATAAKLRVRARPHLYACAHLSNSASLLLPVSNLTNLLALSASGLSFTRFTALMALPWIAAIGVEYVVFRRFFSRDLMAAEPQPRNADDLRDAAPKFAIITVAATLAGFVVTSAVDVNPAWAAAAGALVLATRAAVRRKASLRAIVRAADPPFLIFVLALGVVVRAVIDNGLDDVLRSWLPHPDGLLSLLAIAALAAVAANVVNNLPAVLMLVPLVAPTGPAAVMAVLIGVNIGPNLTYTGSLATMLWRRVLRRNQHSTSLAVFTKLGLLTAPAAIAVAVAALWAGLQLIGTGSP
- a CDS encoding ATP-binding cassette domain-containing protein; translation: MGDLSIQNLVVEYYSGGYALRPINGLNLDVTAGSLVILLGPSGCGKTTLLSCLGGILRPKSGTIKFDDLDITTLEGAALAKYRRDKVGIVFQAFNLVPSLTAQENVMVPMRAAGMSLSASRKRAAELLERVNLGERMKHRPGDLSGGQQQRVAVARAIALDPPLILADEPTAHLDFIQVEEVLRLIRELADGDRVVVVATHDSRMLPLADRVVELTPDFAETDREPETVTLDAGKVLFEQSTMGELIYVVTEGEIEIVHELADGGEELFKVVGPGDYFGEIGVLFHLPRSATARARTKATVVGYTAPVFRERLGAGGLRDLIEHRQLNSD
- a CDS encoding sulfotransferase family protein, with amino-acid sequence MTLQDRFSPERLVTTACEETGCDDFGADGWQGGLERVADELVNEARLSPIGVEIAYLDLIRALKNRLEVIDWRKKNPGIACERIEAPIFIVGQPRTGTTILYDLLAQDPDLRAPLTWEVDAPCPVPQPETFHDDPRIAATQASLELSEQIIPGFLAFHPMGALVGQECVRITASEFVSMIFSVQYRLPSYYRWLLYEADHAGAYRFHRIFLQHLQSGVTGQWLLKSPAHLWQLEALLTEYPDALIVQTHRDPLNVISSIAALTHHLRRMGSDESDIAECAAQCYEEIAVGLEREMALRDSGRVPADQIIDVHYADFINAPWTTIGGIYQRLGRELAPEAERRMREFLAAHPGDGGRGRYTWSDTGLNAEEVRERVAAYQERYEVPTEQLR
- a CDS encoding NAD(P)/FAD-dependent oxidoreductase — its product is MLGEHAIVLGASVAGLLAARTLAGFYAAVTIVERDDLPEGARARKGVPQGRHTHGLLMRGAQALDELLPGLLAELAAAGAVAFDGSDLSRLYFCMNGHLAVRSGTAPGLQVLNMTRPFLECHIRRRVSALPNVAFLSGHDVTGLCMSDCGTVDGVRVVSRTAGTESGISADLVVDATGRGSRTPFWLRQLGFDGPTEDRVDIDLVYISQLLRSPPDGMWETGLIVSPVPGRPTGAAMTQCENGTVFLTGFGMCGHHPPRQLDGLYRFIDGIMPPHVMAALRSADPIGPVAQHHFPSSRWRRYDRMRRLPEGLLVVGDAICSFNPIYGQGMTVAALQALILRECLTRGAKKLPRRFFRMSAKPIGRAWELAVGGDLTLPEVRGAPPVLARLLNGYVDRLLRVAEEDTEALAQFIRVAWLVDPSVKLLRPNMIRRVVTARARGRTVPSAVMLGDELPDGVGGVQRG
- a CDS encoding TetR family transcriptional regulator produces the protein MSQPIARGSRKSLSQRRRTETRLRIAAAAARLVAEVGLAGATVERIADVAGISRATFFRYFNSKEDAVAEGVNVHWLGRITAALAHQPVQLSAIDAVVAAFGELADGFAEIEDQVRELAVLTRSSETLDAWTLHIYVRYEVAIAELIAPRMSGLTAQDARPRLIGALAMATVRIALDDWLAHGGSLPERVRRGLCAVEIH
- a CDS encoding DMT family transporter, yielding MTSTSALWIFPLIAAGGVLQAMGGPMNNMLRVSLVNPWLATLVSFGLIVPVFLVIAAVFIRPLPTSAAIAGMPWWAPLGGIVGSLAVVAGLLFIGTVGAGTYAALTVSANLLTSVLIDHFGWLGVAPHQITPVRVIGAVLLVVGVICITVG
- a CDS encoding acyltransferase family protein, whose product is MPNLMGFPSPTELQARTPDDRDRAIDVIRITALVGVVLGHTVMATSMIRGGLLVWDNLLSTSTVFQALTWIFQIMPLFFFAGTAACARSWRPGVNWGGWLLKRCTRLFRPVFYYLAFWAVALPALYQVAPLWVYKIVAGVSIQLLWFLGVYVMVLAAIPVISLITTPIRLAAAVAAVYTMVAIIDIVRLHWSGLAPLGYLNLAAWLIPGMFGVAYRRQLITVRAALGIAAALLAVDIALLVWGPYELSLVGIEGQRLANMSPPSLLLAGHAIVLSALAIAAAPAINRWAQRPRVWWLTAIGNSGSMTLYLWHMPALLGVHLLFDSLGHPRYPTQPDFLAVTFEQLFVLVGVVALLFVSLRPLENRPLPGWDGAPAITSARRGAVVGALLCVAGAAVLAAVKWGLKDQGLACVTVMLTALVTARVLAGARLPQPATTQRARLALGRALGVRAS